The genomic region GCGGCTGGATCGTCATCCGCAACCCGATGCCGACGGTCGTCTTCCTCTTCATGTATCTCACCCACCTCCTGCGGATGGGCGAGGACGACGCCGCCGAGGAACTCGTCGACGAACTGTTCGACGAGGACGAGGAACGCGAACCGCTCACGATCCCGAAGGGCGCGACCGTCTCGGACGACGCCTGGCGCGTCTCGACGCCCGCACGGATCGGGCGGGACTGCCGGCTCCACGGCAACGTCCGGGCGGAGTCGATCACGGTGGGCGAGGACACCGAGATCTTCGGCAGCCTGCGGGCGCGCGGGGACATCGGGATCGCCGCCGGCACGATCGTCCACGGCGACGTCACGACCCGGAACGGGACCGTCACCGTCGCCGAGGACGCCCGCGTCTGGGGTGACATCTCGTGTGAACACCTCGACCTCGCGCGCGACGGGGTCGTCGACGGGACGATCCGCGCCCGCGGCGAGGTGAACACGGGCCTGTCGACCGAACCCGACGGCTCGCCGCAGTGAGCATCGCCACCCAGGCCGCCGAGCGATTTAAGTGAGCAGTTGTCTTGGGTGTAGATACCAATGCCCATCGATTCGACGTTCGAGGAGAACCGCGAAGTAGTGGACACCCACCGGGGTCACGACGTGTGGGGTCCGGTCGACGAACCCGAGCAGTTGGGGATCCACGGCACCCACGTCGCCGTCGACTTCGACATCTGCCTGGCGGACGGCGCGTGTCTGGAGGACTGTCCCGTAGACGTCTTCGAGTGGGTCGACACGCCGGGCCACCCCGAGAGCGAGATCAAGGCCGACCCCGCGAACGAGGCCCAGTGCATCGACTGCATGCTCTGTGTCGACGTCTGTCCGGTCGACGCCATCGACGTCGACGCCGGACGGGCGGGTCGGACGTAGTAAATTACAGGAGGAGTGCTCAGTATGTATACAGTCACGCTAACGAAGGGTGTACCGGATTTCAGCGAGGGCGCGGTCTCGTTCGACGACGAGGGGCACCTCGAACGGGGGAAGACCCCGACGGTGATGAACCCCAACGACAGGTTCGCGCTGGAGGCCGCCCTCCAGACGAAGGTCAGACACGGCGGCACCACCGCGGTGATGAGCATGGGCCCGCCGGGCTACGGTGAAGTCCTTCAAGAAGCGATGTCCTCGGTGTACGCCGACGAACTGTTCCTGCTCTCGGATCGGGAGATGGCCGCCGCCGACACGTGGGCGACGGCGATCACGCTCGCGACGGGGATCGGGAAGGTCGCGGAGACGAGGGAGCAACCGGACCTCGTGTTCGCGGGGTTCAAGACCGCCGACGGCGAGACGGGCCACACCGGCCCGCAGGCCTGCTGGTGTCTC from Halalkalicoccus sp. NIPERK01 harbors:
- a CDS encoding polymer-forming cytoskeletal protein, whose protein sequence is MAFSSDPLAVLSIPDGTVVEEHDLVTDGDVLVGAQSTVEFGIRGRNVVAGERVRFGGHIEAEGDCRLDTWCSIADNVLVGGDAYLGERIEIDGKLVVGGDLDIGDDVQIAEGFEASGWIVIRNPMPTVVFLFMYLTHLLRMGEDDAAEELVDELFDEDEEREPLTIPKGATVSDDAWRVSTPARIGRDCRLHGNVRAESITVGEDTEIFGSLRARGDIGIAAGTIVHGDVTTRNGTVTVAEDARVWGDISCEHLDLARDGVVDGTIRARGEVNTGLSTEPDGSPQ
- a CDS encoding ferredoxin family protein; amino-acid sequence: MPIDSTFEENREVVDTHRGHDVWGPVDEPEQLGIHGTHVAVDFDICLADGACLEDCPVDVFEWVDTPGHPESEIKADPANEAQCIDCMLCVDVCPVDAIDVDAGRAGRT